In Calditerricola satsumensis, the following proteins share a genomic window:
- the truA gene encoding tRNA pseudouridine(38-40) synthase TruA, with product MRKIRLTVSYDGTDFSGFQIQPNRRTVQGVLQDALAKLTKAPVHVVGAGRTDAGVHAYGQVVHFETDSRIPVDKWPLALNAVLPPDIVVREAQEVDRAFHARYSATGKTYVYRVDNRRYPDVLARRYAYHVPHALDVERMRAAARHLLGRHDFTSFCSAKTTVKGDRIRHLRRADIVVRGQDIWFCFAADGFLYNMVRILVGTLLEVGQGMRDPEAIPAILAARDRAAAGKTAPPHGLVLWSVSYGDDAHNPVDFASIF from the coding sequence ATGCGCAAGATTCGCCTGACGGTGAGTTACGACGGGACCGACTTTTCCGGCTTTCAGATTCAACCGAACCGGCGCACGGTGCAAGGGGTCCTTCAAGACGCCCTGGCCAAGCTGACCAAGGCTCCCGTGCACGTTGTCGGCGCCGGGCGTACCGACGCCGGGGTGCACGCCTACGGCCAGGTGGTCCATTTTGAAACGGACAGCCGCATTCCGGTCGACAAGTGGCCGCTCGCCCTCAACGCCGTGTTGCCGCCGGACATTGTCGTGCGGGAGGCCCAGGAGGTGGATCGGGCCTTTCATGCCCGGTATAGCGCCACCGGAAAAACCTACGTCTACCGCGTCGACAACCGGCGGTATCCCGACGTCCTCGCGCGGCGCTACGCCTACCACGTCCCCCACGCCCTCGATGTCGAGCGCATGCGCGCGGCGGCCCGCCATCTCCTCGGTCGGCACGACTTCACGTCCTTCTGCTCGGCCAAAACGACGGTGAAGGGTGACCGCATCCGCCACCTGCGCCGGGCCGACATCGTCGTTCGCGGCCAGGACATCTGGTTCTGCTTTGCCGCCGACGGTTTTCTGTACAACATGGTGCGCATTCTCGTCGGAACGCTGCTGGAGGTGGGCCAGGGGATGCGCGATCCGGAGGCGATCCCGGCCATCCTTGCCGCGCGCGATCGGGCCGCCGCCGGGAAGACCGCGCCGCCCCACGGGCTCGTTCTCTGGTCGGTCTCCTATGGCGATGACGCGCACAACCCCGTTGACTTTGCTTCGATTTTTTAG
- the gerD gene encoding spore germination lipoprotein GerD — MRRPGHPLALVCAAALLLSACSPGGGGGGGQAQSKPDYKEMKQMVVDILQTEDGKKAIRDVLKHPEFRQQIVVNDEMVRSTVERTLTDPKNQKQFSEMLKDPRVAGAFAKALKREQRQLQKDLMKDPEYLKAWKDALRDPEFQKIFLDLMDTPQFRQHLMHVMKDALQSPYFRLEVMELMQKASEDMLTRQKKGKKGEASGGGGGQQGGGGGGGGGGM, encoded by the coding sequence ATGCGCCGGCCCGGTCACCCCCTCGCGCTCGTGTGCGCCGCCGCCCTTCTCCTCTCCGCCTGCTCCCCCGGCGGAGGCGGCGGGGGCGGCCAAGCGCAAAGCAAGCCCGACTATAAGGAAATGAAGCAGATGGTCGTCGACATCCTGCAAACCGAAGACGGGAAGAAAGCGATCCGCGACGTCCTGAAACATCCCGAATTCCGCCAGCAAATTGTGGTGAACGACGAGATGGTCCGCTCGACCGTGGAGCGGACGCTCACCGATCCCAAAAACCAGAAGCAGTTCTCGGAGATGCTGAAGGACCCGCGCGTCGCCGGCGCCTTTGCCAAGGCGCTCAAGCGCGAACAGCGCCAGTTGCAAAAGGACCTGATGAAGGACCCGGAATACCTGAAGGCGTGGAAAGACGCCCTGCGCGATCCGGAATTCCAAAAGATCTTCCTGGACTTGATGGACACCCCGCAATTTCGCCAGCACCTGATGCACGTGATGAAGGACGCCCTGCAAAGCCCCTACTTCCGCCTGGAAGTGATGGAGCTGATGCAAAAAGCATCCGAAGACATGCTCACGAGGCAGAAAAAAGGGAAAAAAGGGGAGGCAAGCGGCGGGGGTGGAGGCCAACAAGGCGGAGGCGGTGGAGGCGGAGGCGGCGGCATGTAA
- a CDS encoding Mrp/NBP35 family ATP-binding protein encodes MITRESVLEALRHVRDPELNRSVVELGMVRDVVIDGDSVRLSVVLTVAGCPLKARIEEDVVNTIKQLGAKEVHVTFGAMTDEERAALAARLKGEQAKALESAQGSVPPLLAPGSPTVFIAVASGKGGVGKSTVAVNLAVALARAGHRVGLIDADIYGFSVPDLLGIDQRPTVIDDVILPVTRFGVKVMSMGFFVEENTPVIWRGPMLGKMLRHFFSDVHWGDLDYLILDLPPGTGDVALDVHQLLPQSKEILVTTPHATAAFVAARAGAMALRTHHEILGVVENMAYVTCSACGHKGPIFGQGGGEKLARELGTELLAQLPLAQPPARDIDDPDFAPGLYPADSEMGRLYARIAARIDEKCRARA; translated from the coding sequence ATGATCACCCGCGAGAGCGTCCTGGAAGCGCTCCGGCATGTGCGCGATCCGGAACTGAACCGCAGCGTCGTCGAGCTCGGCATGGTCCGCGATGTGGTCATCGACGGCGACAGCGTGCGCCTGAGCGTGGTGCTGACCGTGGCCGGCTGTCCCTTGAAGGCCCGTATCGAAGAGGATGTGGTCAACACGATCAAACAGCTCGGCGCCAAGGAGGTGCATGTCACCTTTGGCGCCATGACCGACGAGGAGCGGGCCGCCTTGGCCGCGCGGCTCAAGGGCGAACAGGCGAAGGCACTGGAGAGCGCCCAGGGTTCGGTTCCGCCGCTCTTGGCGCCGGGAAGCCCGACGGTGTTCATCGCCGTGGCCAGCGGCAAGGGCGGGGTGGGAAAGTCGACGGTCGCCGTCAATTTGGCCGTGGCCCTCGCGCGGGCCGGTCATCGCGTGGGGCTCATCGACGCCGACATCTACGGCTTCAGCGTGCCGGATCTCTTGGGCATTGACCAGCGGCCGACCGTGATCGACGACGTCATCCTGCCCGTCACCCGCTTCGGCGTGAAGGTGATGTCGATGGGCTTCTTTGTCGAGGAGAACACCCCGGTCATCTGGCGCGGGCCGATGCTCGGCAAGATGCTGCGCCATTTCTTCAGCGACGTCCATTGGGGCGACCTCGACTACCTGATCCTCGATCTGCCGCCGGGAACGGGCGATGTGGCCCTCGACGTGCACCAGCTGCTGCCCCAGAGCAAGGAGATCCTCGTCACCACCCCCCACGCGACGGCGGCGTTTGTCGCCGCGCGGGCCGGGGCGATGGCCTTGCGCACCCATCACGAAATCCTGGGCGTCGTGGAGAACATGGCCTACGTGACGTGCTCGGCGTGCGGCCACAAGGGGCCCATTTTTGGGCAAGGGGGCGGGGAAAAGCTGGCTCGCGAGCTGGGCACCGAGCTGCTGGCCCAACTGCCCCTGGCCCAGCCGCCGGCGCGCGACATCGACGATCCCGATTTCGCGCCCGGCCTTTACCCTGCGGACAGCGAGATGGGCCGCCTGTATGCGCGCATCGCCGCGCGGATCGACGAAAAGTGCCGCGCGCGGGCGTGA
- the rplM gene encoding 50S ribosomal protein L13 gives MRTYMAKKGEVERKWYVVDAAGQTLGRLASQVAAILRGKHKPQYTPHVDTGDFVIVINAEKVVLTGKKLDKKVYYRHSGYPGGLKKTTAREMLQNKPEEMIERAVWGMLPKNRLGRKLIKKLKVYRGSEHPHQAQKPEVLELRYQ, from the coding sequence ATGCGCACGTACATGGCCAAGAAAGGCGAAGTGGAACGCAAGTGGTACGTTGTGGACGCCGCCGGCCAAACCCTGGGCCGACTGGCCAGCCAAGTGGCGGCCATTTTGCGCGGCAAGCACAAGCCGCAGTACACCCCGCATGTCGACACCGGCGATTTCGTCATCGTGATCAACGCCGAGAAAGTGGTCCTCACGGGGAAAAAGCTCGACAAGAAGGTCTATTACCGTCACTCCGGGTATCCGGGCGGCTTGAAGAAGACGACGGCCCGTGAGATGCTGCAGAACAAGCCGGAAGAAATGATTGAGCGCGCCGTTTGGGGCATGCTGCCGAAGAATCGCCTGGGCCGCAAGCTGATCAAGAAGCTGAAAGTGTACCGCGGCAGCGAGCACCCGCATCAGGCGCAAAAGCCCGAAGTGCTGGAACTTCGCTATCAGTAA
- a CDS encoding energy-coupling factor transporter transmembrane component T family protein, which translates to MIAGLRHLPLGAYLPRDSVVHALDPRGKFLFLLVFAALALSARSAVDFAVLYGAVVGAAGLARIPLAYLVRGLRPVLWFLAFTAALHALTTRQGAVLWAWGPLAVTEGGLRAAGVVALRVLLLVAASSLLTLTTSPLALTDGFARLMAPLRRFGVPVAELALMMSVALRFVPTLLEEAERIARAQAARGADFTTGPLARRAQHLLALLVPLFVGAFRRAEELAVAMEARGWRGGDGRTRMRPLAWTRRDAALIPLAALLAAVVWWA; encoded by the coding sequence GTGATCGCCGGGCTGCGTCACCTGCCGCTCGGGGCGTATCTGCCGCGCGACTCGGTCGTGCACGCCCTGGATCCGCGCGGCAAGTTCCTCTTTCTGCTTGTGTTTGCGGCGCTGGCCCTTTCCGCGCGGTCGGCGGTCGATTTTGCTGTCCTGTACGGCGCTGTCGTTGGCGCGGCCGGCCTGGCGCGCATTCCGCTGGCGTACCTCGTCCGCGGGCTGCGCCCCGTTCTCTGGTTCTTGGCCTTCACCGCCGCGCTGCACGCCCTGACGACGCGGCAGGGGGCCGTGCTGTGGGCGTGGGGGCCGCTGGCCGTCACCGAGGGCGGGCTGCGCGCGGCGGGCGTGGTGGCGCTGCGCGTGCTGCTTCTTGTGGCGGCCTCGTCGCTCCTGACCCTGACCACCTCGCCGCTGGCCCTGACCGACGGGTTTGCGCGCCTTATGGCCCCGCTGCGCCGCTTCGGCGTTCCGGTGGCCGAGCTGGCCCTGATGATGAGCGTGGCGCTGCGCTTTGTGCCCACGCTGCTCGAGGAGGCCGAGCGCATCGCCCGGGCCCAGGCGGCGCGGGGAGCTGACTTCACGACGGGACCGCTGGCCCGCCGCGCCCAGCACCTCTTGGCCCTGCTCGTTCCCCTGTTTGTCGGGGCGTTTCGCCGGGCCGAAGAGCTGGCCGTGGCCATGGAGGCGCGCGGCTGGCGCGGCGGCGACGGGCGCACGCGCATGCGCCCGCTCGCCTGGACGCGGCGCGACGCGGCGCTGATTCCGCTCGCCGCGCTCCTTGCCGCCGTGGTGTGGTGGGCCTAG
- the cwlD gene encoding N-acetylmuramoyl-L-alanine amidase CwlD: MRVWRGRGWGMAAVVAVVALWFGLNLDHRDRPAWALPLSGVVIAVDAGHGGPDGGAVSADGVTEKDVVLPVALYLRDFLQEAGALVVMTRETDADLAAPETKGLSRRKTEDLLARARLVNEKGADLLISVHANSVPSPRWFGAQTFYHPGREASGRVAALVQEELRAVLANTDRRPKRRSDLYLIRAVQCPAVLVEIGFLSHPREARLLADSGYQRALALAIYRGVLRYYAGEEPAADARGEGFLWYNGP, encoded by the coding sequence ATGCGCGTGTGGCGGGGACGAGGGTGGGGGATGGCCGCGGTTGTGGCGGTGGTGGCGCTCTGGTTTGGCCTGAACCTGGACCATCGCGATCGCCCGGCGTGGGCGTTGCCCCTGTCCGGCGTGGTCATTGCCGTGGACGCGGGACACGGCGGACCGGACGGGGGAGCCGTCAGCGCCGACGGGGTGACGGAGAAGGATGTCGTTTTGCCGGTGGCCCTTTACCTGCGCGACTTTCTGCAGGAGGCGGGCGCCCTCGTCGTCATGACCCGCGAGACCGACGCCGATCTGGCCGCGCCGGAAACGAAGGGGCTGAGCCGGCGCAAGACGGAGGACCTCTTGGCCCGTGCCCGCTTGGTCAACGAAAAGGGGGCCGACCTCCTCATCAGCGTGCACGCGAACAGCGTCCCCTCGCCGCGCTGGTTTGGGGCGCAAACCTTTTACCATCCGGGGCGCGAAGCCAGCGGGCGGGTGGCGGCCCTCGTGCAGGAGGAGTTGCGTGCCGTGCTGGCCAACACCGACCGGCGGCCGAAGCGGCGGAGCGACCTCTACCTCATCCGCGCCGTCCAGTGCCCGGCCGTGCTGGTGGAGATCGGGTTTCTGTCCCATCCGCGGGAGGCGCGTCTGTTGGCCGACTCGGGATACCAGCGGGCCTTGGCCCTCGCCATTTACCGCGGCGTGCTGCGGTACTATGCGGGGGAGGAGCCGGCTGCCGACGCAAGGGGCGAAGGTTTCCTGTGGTATAATGGGCCCTAG
- the rpsI gene encoding 30S ribosomal protein S9, translated as MAQVRYYGTGRRKESVARVWLVPGDGKVTINKRSLDDYFGGLETLKLIIKQPLVLTNTADKYDVIVNVRGGGVSGQAGAIRHGIARALLKVDPNFRPVLKKAGFLTRDPRMVERKKYGLKKARRAPQFSKR; from the coding sequence GTGGCACAGGTTCGGTACTACGGTACGGGTCGTCGGAAAGAGTCGGTCGCCCGCGTGTGGCTGGTTCCCGGTGACGGGAAGGTGACGATCAACAAGCGCAGCCTGGACGACTATTTTGGCGGCTTGGAAACGCTGAAGCTCATCATCAAGCAACCCCTCGTGCTGACGAACACGGCCGACAAATACGACGTCATCGTCAACGTGCGCGGCGGCGGCGTTTCCGGTCAGGCCGGGGCCATTCGCCACGGCATTGCGCGGGCGCTCTTGAAGGTGGATCCCAACTTCCGCCCGGTGCTCAAGAAAGCGGGCTTCCTGACGCGCGACCCGCGGATGGTCGAGCGGAAGAAGTACGGGCTCAAGAAAGCCCGCCGTGCGCCGCAATTCTCCAAGCGCTGA